From a region of the Triticum aestivum cultivar Chinese Spring chromosome 7D, IWGSC CS RefSeq v2.1, whole genome shotgun sequence genome:
- the LOC123170825 gene encoding uncharacterized protein produces MLAPSFKYSPPWRPNVTVSTNSFRFSVSPHSPELQETKNPSSPPPPRSAHRQIEQFQDGHHVRLRSREHGMYLHANKDGRGVSLRRPRASMNAAWAVHLYQDDNDAQYVLLHSAAYGGYLAAMDAPAPLGHCGRRVEQRDYEEREEEAVRWRPVRFGSGDYILLRHASGRFLRANGKYLPWNNGASVDDFDTVSTMTHWVVERIPAREGMPELPLAGGLDVLLPRRWIVY; encoded by the exons ATGCTCGCACCATCCTTCAAATACTCCCCGCCTTGGCGCCCGAACGTAACCGTTTCAACCAACAGCTTTCGCTTCTCCGTTTCTCCCCACTCGCCGGAGCTCCAAGAAACCAAGAACCCATCATCCCCACCTCCACCGCGCAGCGCCCATCGACAGATAGAGCAGTTCCAGGACGGCCACCACGTGCGGCTGCGGAGCCGCGAGCACGGCATGTACCTGCACGCCAACAAGGACGGCCGTGGCGTCTCCCTCCGCCGGCCCCGGGCGTCGATGAACGCGGCGTGGGCGGTGCACCTGTACCAAGACGATAACGATGCCCAGTACGTGCTCCTCCACAGCGCCGCCTATGGTGGCTACCTGGCGGCCATGGACGCACCGGCGCCGCTAGGCCACTGCGGGCGCCGCGTCGAGCAGCGCGACTACGAGGAACGGGAGGAGGAGGCCGTCAGGTGGCGGCCCGTCAGGTTCGGGAGCGGGGACTACATCCTGCTCCGCCACGCCAGCGGCCGCTTCCTCCGCGCCAACGGGAAGTACCTCCCCTGGAACAACGGCGCCAGCGTCGACGACTTCGACACCGTCAGCACGATGACGCACTGGGTCGTGGAGCGCATCCCCGCCAGGGAGGGCATGCCTGAG CTCCCCCTCGCCGGAGGCCTCGACGTCCTGTTGCCGCGGCGGTGGATCGTGTACTGA